In the genome of Fusarium fujikuroi IMI 58289 draft genome, chromosome FFUJ_chr02, one region contains:
- a CDS encoding related to hexose transporter protein translates to MGVFSRKKEAELAVGSELSRVLPQNPKPWYMTWHLIKLNLCLLVPLFSSASVGYDGSMMNGLQTLPQWREFFGSPEGALLGLMNSVYPLGKVISLFVVAYICDRWGRKLPILIGLITCIGFATLQGLSQNLHSFIIARAFLGFFTSFIGQPSPIIITELAYPTQRGKVTALYNTFFYFGSIFAAWCTYGTFKNPTTWSWRIPSLLQGALPVIQLLGLYFLPESPRWLVSKGRKEEARKVLAEFHAGGDLESPLVEFEMQEIELALTQEADAISAVSWAELFRTPANRKRTLIAVIVGWFAQWNGVGVVSYYLVLVLNTIGITKVKDQTLINGLLQIFNWLASTFLGAMMVDRLGRRTLFLLSTGGMLVSYIIWTGLTAHFVSSHDESTGRAVVAFIFIFYLFYDIAWTPLLQAYPVEIFPYTLRGRGLSITYISSFTGLIVGNQVNPIAMKAITWKYYIVFCCILAVLFVIIWFLFPETKGHTLEEIREVFEGKLDDQDKLARVESAMGEENTGQKGGNAKQVEIAN, encoded by the exons ATGGGTGTATTTTCACGCAAGAAAGAGGCCGAATTGGCTGTTGGATCGGAGCTCTCACGA GTCCTCCCTCAGAATCCAAAGCCATGGTACATGACTTGGCATCTGATCAAGCTCAATCTATGCCTTTTGGTCCCCCTATTCTCCTCGGCTTCCGTTGGCTACGATG GATCCATGATGAACGGTCTCCAAACTCTGCCCCAATGGCGTGAGTTCTTCGGCAGTCCAGAGGGCGCGCTTCTCGGACTCATGAACTCTGTTTATCCTCTCGGCAAAGTCATCTCCCTCTTCGTGGTAGCTTATATCTGTGATCGATGGGGACGTAAGCTCCCTATTCTTATTGGTCTCATCACTTGCATTGGCTTCGCAACTCTACAGGGCCTTTCGCAGAACCTACACAGCTTTATCATTGCGAGAGCCTTCTTAGGTTTCTTCACTAGCTTCATCGGTCAGCCTagccccatcatcatcactgagcTTGCGTACCCAACTCAGAGAGGCAAAGTAACAGCTTTGTACAACACCTTTTTC TACTTTGGCTCTATTTTCGCCGCTTGGTGTACGTATGGCACCTTCAAAAACCCGACGACTTGGAGCTGGCGAATTCCGTCTCTGCTACAAGGTGCATTGCCCGTCATTCAGCTTTTGGGCCTCTATTTCCTACCAGAATCCCCCAG ATGGCTTGTTTCCAAGGGAcgcaaagaagaagcccgAAAAGTCCTTGCCGAGTTCCATGCAGGCGGCGATCTCGAGTCTCCCCTTGTCGAATTCGAGATGCAAGAAATCGAGCTGGCACTTACCCAGGAAGCCGACGCCATTTCTGCAGTCTCATGGGCTGAACTATTCCGCACTCCAGCGAACCGCAAGCGCACGCTTATTGCTGTCATTGTTGGATGGTTTGCTCAATGGAATGGTGTCGGAGTCGTCAGCTACTATCTTGTTCTCGTTCTCAACACGATCGGTAtcaccaaggtcaaggaccAGACTCTCATCAACGGACTTCTTCAGATCTTCAACTGGCTGGCCTCTACTTTCTTgggagccatgatggttGATCGACTGGGGCGCCGGACATTGTTTCTGCTCTCCACGGGTGGTATGCTTGTCTCTTATATCATCTGGACCGGCCTTACTGCGCATTTCGtcagcagccatgatgagtcGACAGGCCGTGCAGTGGTGgctttcatcttcatcttctaccTATTCTATGATATCGCCTGGACGCCACTCCTCCAAGCCTACCCCGTCGAAATCTTTCCGTATACCCTTCGAGGACGTGGGCTTTCTATCACCTATATCTCATCCTTCACTGGTCTCATTGTCGGCAACCAGGTGAATCCTATCGCCATGAAGGCTATCACTTGGAAATATTACATTGTCTTCTGTTGTATCCTCGCAGTTCTTTTCGTCATCATTTGGTTCTTGTTCCCTGAAACGAAAGGACATACGCTTGAGGAGATCCGAGAAGTCTTTGAAGGGAAACTTGATGACCAGGATAAGTTGGCTAGGGTTGAATCAGCTATGGGAGAGGAGAATACTGGGCAGAAGGGTGGCAACGCGAAGCAGGTGGAGATCGCCAACTAA
- a CDS encoding related to dimeric dihydrodiol dehydrogenase: MSQSKPTLRWGIIGTGLISSWFIQDLLIERENAQAIHHIRAIGSSSVEKGTKFVETHMPGQNQLPFIYGSYEEAYRDPNVDIIYIGTPHGFHKKNCLDAISHGKHVLCEKAFTLNAREAREVLDAAKEKGVFIMEAMWTRFFPLVKSLQKIIHEEKAVGDVVRVFADFAMNQNIESKGPESRLKDLSLGAGSLLDIGIYSLTWGLVTLDAGVGEKATAPKITAAQTLVDGVDIGTSIILLYPDGKQGILTSNSKVKTPEAFCRVEGTKGHIIVEGFAGSVPASFTVYKDGEAEGKRYEFERPGKGFYWEADAVALDIAAGKVESGTMPWAETIRVMEIMDEVRRQGGAKFPQD; this comes from the coding sequence ATGTCTCAGTCAAAACCAACCCTGCGATGGGGTATCATCGGCACTGGCctgatctcatcatggtTTATCCAGGACCTCCTtattgagagagagaatgcCCAAGCGATACATCATATTCGAGCCATTGGATCATCTTCCGTCGAAAAGGGGACAAAGTTCGTTGAGACACATATGCCAGGACAAAATCAACTTCCATTCATCTACGGTAGCTATGAGGAAGCGTACCGAGATCCCAATGTTGATATTATCTACATCGGGACTCCTCATGGCTTCCACAAAAAGAACTGTCTCGATGCGATTTCGCATGGAAAACACGTGCTCTGCGAGAAAGCATTTACTCTCAATGCCAGAGAGGCAAGAGAAGTTCTGGATgcagccaaggagaagggcgTATTTATCATGGAGGCCATGTGGACTCGCTTCTTTCCTCTGGTTAAATCTCTCCAAAAGATCATCCACGAGGAAAAAGCCGTTGGCGATGTGGTTCGCGTATTTGCAGACTTTGCCATGAATCAGAACATCGAGTCAAAAGGCCCCGAGTCACGATTGAAAGATCTATCTCTTGGTGCTGGCAGCCTGTTGGACATTGGCATCTACAGCCTGACTTGGGGCCTTGTGACCCTCGATGCAGGTGTCGGTGAAAAGGCTACTGCACCAAAGATCACTGCTGCTCAAACTCTCGTCGACGGTGTCGACATCGGCACTTCGATCATCCTCTTATATCCCGATGGAAAGCAGGGCATCTTGACCTCCAACTCAAAGGTCAAAACGCCAGAGGCTTTCTGCCGCGTCGAAGGCACCAAGGGCCATATCATTGTAGAAGGCTTTGCGGGTTCGGTCCCTGCATCATTCACTGTTTACAAAGACGGAGAGGCTGAAGGGAAGAGATATGAGTTTGAGAGACCTGGTAAGGGATTTTACTGGGAGGCTGATGCGGTGGCTCTTGATATTGCTGCTGGCAAAGTTGAGAGTGGTACTATGCCGTGGGCTGAGACCATTCGTGTCATGGAGATTATGGATGAGGTAAGAAGGCAGGGCGGTGCCAAGTTCCCTCAGGActag